Proteins encoded in a region of the Photobacterium angustum genome:
- a CDS encoding alkaline phosphatase, with translation MSILKPTLIASSLLLSLSVHAADAPKYVFFMIGDGMGTAQRQISEYYLQQQNGDETQRLAINAMPVAGIITTHSANTLVTDSAAAGTALATGVKTDNGVIAMDPEGHKLRSTLDAAKEKGMATGIVTTTRLTHATPATFVAKNISRDNENEIANDYLASNVDFFAGGGYRHFINGEGSKRKDGKNLVDGFKQKGYHTFVGADSSADFLAFHPTNSQKVFASFASSHLPYEIDRKKDLGTPSLAQMTSKAIETLKYDPDGFFMLVEGGRIDHAAHANDVSTVIQDTIAFDQAVKAAVDFYEHHKDETLIIVAGDHETGGMGLGLGENYFVQLDKLKGVDESIEDKLQGVYNGDRKAFMKHIDEHFGLKLLTKEEQKTLNHAMDIDDELRAKNITDFDGYSTHNDATYGGYDPVAIAVAHITSQRAGVYWTSYAHTATQLPLSAVGVGAEKFGNFEDNTQVAKTLATLMNVKIGS, from the coding sequence ATGTCTATTTTAAAACCCACTTTAATTGCATCATCTTTACTTCTTTCTTTAAGTGTTCATGCAGCAGATGCGCCGAAATATGTTTTCTTTATGATTGGTGACGGTATGGGCACAGCCCAACGTCAGATCAGTGAATATTATTTGCAGCAACAAAATGGGGATGAGACACAACGTTTAGCCATTAATGCAATGCCTGTAGCAGGCATTATTACGACTCATTCAGCCAATACTTTAGTGACTGATTCAGCTGCTGCGGGTACAGCATTAGCAACGGGTGTAAAAACGGATAATGGCGTTATTGCAATGGATCCAGAAGGGCATAAGTTACGCTCAACGTTGGATGCAGCTAAAGAAAAGGGGATGGCAACAGGTATTGTTACCACCACACGTTTAACACATGCAACACCAGCCACCTTTGTAGCCAAAAACATTAGCCGTGATAACGAAAACGAAATTGCCAATGATTACCTAGCATCGAATGTCGATTTCTTTGCAGGTGGTGGCTATCGTCACTTTATTAATGGTGAAGGCAGTAAACGTAAAGATGGTAAGAACCTTGTTGATGGGTTCAAACAAAAAGGGTACCACACTTTTGTTGGTGCTGATTCTTCGGCGGATTTCTTAGCATTCCATCCAACGAACTCACAAAAGGTTTTTGCATCTTTTGCATCATCACACCTTCCTTATGAAATTGATCGTAAGAAAGATCTTGGTACGCCATCTCTAGCGCAAATGACGTCAAAAGCGATCGAAACATTGAAGTACGATCCTGACGGTTTCTTCATGTTGGTAGAAGGTGGTCGAATTGATCACGCGGCACATGCTAATGATGTATCAACGGTGATTCAAGATACCATCGCATTCGATCAAGCGGTAAAAGCGGCAGTAGATTTTTATGAACACCATAAAGATGAAACGCTAATTATTGTAGCGGGCGATCATGAAACCGGTGGTATGGGCTTAGGCTTAGGTGAAAACTATTTTGTACAGTTAGATAAGCTAAAAGGCGTTGATGAGTCTATCGAAGATAAGCTTCAAGGTGTTTATAACGGCGATCGTAAAGCCTTCATGAAGCATATCGATGAGCATTTTGGTTTGAAGTTGCTGACTAAGGAAGAGCAGAAAACCTTAAACCATGCGATGGATATCGATGACGAACTTCGTGCTAAAAATATCACCGATTTTGACGGTTACAGCACGCATAATGACGCGACTTATGGCGGTTATGATCCGGTAGCTATCGCTGTAGCGCACATCACTTCACAACGAGCAGGTGTTTACTGGACAAGCTATGCGCATACCGCGACGCAATTACCACTTTCTGCAGTCGGTGTCGGTGCTGAGAAATTTGGCAATTTTGAGGATAACACCCAAGTGGCGAAAACATTAGCGACATTAATGAACGTAAAAATTGGTAGTTAG